The following coding sequences are from one Campylobacter sp. RM16187 window:
- the fliD gene encoding flagellar filament capping protein FliD, protein MGFGKISSLGLGSNVLTQDVIDKLKSADRAGIINPITQNMEKNVTKQKDLSAIKTLISSFKSSVSALSDETMFLKRSVNTNGKSADLSVSSGVGLQDIDIDVKQLAARDIYQSKKFISPESFAAREGSFVIKFNNVDYKIDLKQSTSYEELAAKITDATGGYVQAKILKVGGDKPYQLILQSKDTGASNKIEFSTQDSSGNELNNANYILEALGWDSANVNSNKISTAQDSEFTYNGITVKRDSNNIKDLSIGLNLTLKEVGKTTFSVKEDTSDIKKEIENLVKTYNSLVNNLDIATDYNSDTNNAGTFQGINEITSIKSTINRLLFTTKTIGEQDNISMRSMHDSGSFAVAIKSKSSNLNITDFGITLTKDGLLELNSLKLSSKLSESLDDAKKLFAKSSMYSTIQTASSKAINSGAISVSNDDFIINGNKITLTTPSTNTSKENALALLKAINGASIVGVQATLNKAEDRIVLKSTDGTAINIQGKADVLENFGLSAMNLTSKETRTDGVFSSLNSKLDNIVGKNGTLTIYNQNLIEEKKKLEKDRLKATQDLDTKYDMMAQRFLAYDNMINKLQNQFSTLQSMIDAELKSKK, encoded by the coding sequence ATGGGGTTTGGAAAAATTTCTTCTCTTGGGCTTGGAAGTAACGTTTTAACTCAAGATGTTATAGACAAACTAAAATCGGCAGATAGGGCAGGTATAATAAACCCTATCACACAAAATATGGAGAAAAACGTAACAAAACAAAAAGATCTATCTGCTATAAAAACACTTATAAGCTCGTTTAAGTCATCAGTTTCCGCTTTGAGCGATGAAACTATGTTTTTAAAAAGAAGTGTCAATACTAATGGTAAAAGTGCGGATCTAAGCGTAAGTTCTGGTGTTGGCTTGCAAGATATAGATATAGATGTGAAACAACTTGCGGCAAGAGATATATATCAAAGTAAAAAATTTATAAGCCCTGAATCGTTTGCGGCTAGAGAGGGCTCTTTTGTAATCAAATTTAACAATGTAGATTATAAAATAGATCTTAAGCAATCTACATCCTATGAAGAGTTGGCAGCAAAAATAACAGATGCCACTGGTGGCTATGTTCAAGCTAAAATTCTAAAAGTCGGAGGAGATAAGCCGTATCAGCTAATTTTGCAATCAAAAGATACCGGAGCTAGCAATAAGATAGAATTTTCTACCCAAGATTCAAGCGGAAACGAACTAAATAATGCAAATTATATATTAGAAGCTCTGGGTTGGGATAGTGCAAATGTAAATAGCAACAAAATATCTACAGCGCAAGACTCCGAATTTACATATAATGGTATAACGGTAAAAAGAGATTCTAACAACATTAAAGATCTATCAATAGGCTTAAATTTGACACTAAAAGAAGTGGGAAAAACAACTTTTAGTGTCAAAGAAGATACTTCTGATATAAAAAAAGAGATAGAAAACTTAGTAAAAACATATAATAGTCTAGTAAACAATCTTGATATAGCAACCGACTACAACAGCGATACAAATAATGCAGGAACTTTTCAGGGAATTAACGAGATAACAAGCATAAAATCTACTATAAATAGACTTTTATTCACTACAAAAACGATAGGAGAACAAGACAATATATCTATGCGCTCTATGCACGATTCAGGATCTTTTGCGGTAGCTATAAAATCAAAAAGCAGCAACCTCAATATAACTGATTTTGGCATAACATTAACCAAAGACGGACTGCTGGAGCTTAATAGCCTAAAATTAAGCTCAAAGCTATCCGAAAGTTTAGATGATGCTAAAAAGCTATTCGCAAAATCTAGTATGTATAGCACCATACAAACAGCGAGCAGTAAAGCCATAAATAGCGGCGCAATAAGTGTATCAAATGATGATTTTATAATTAACGGAAACAAAATAACCTTAACCACCCCTAGTACAAATACATCAAAAGAAAACGCCTTGGCACTTTTGAAGGCTATAAACGGAGCTAGTATTGTAGGTGTCCAAGCCACTTTGAATAAAGCTGAAGACAGAATTGTTTTAAAAAGCACAGACGGAACAGCTATAAATATTCAAGGCAAAGCTGATGTGCTTGAGAACTTTGGTTTAAGCGCTATGAATTTAACATCAAAAGAGACAAGAACTGATGGGGTATTCTCATCTTTGAATTCAAAACTAGATAATATAGTGGGTAAAAATGGAACATTGACTATATACAATCAAAATTTAATAGAAGAAAAAAAGAAGCTTGAAAAAGATAGGCTAAAAGCGACACAAGATCTTGATACTAAATACGACATGATGGCTCAAAGATTTTTAGCCTATGACAATATGATCAATAAGCTTCAAAATCAGTTTTCTACATTGCAATCAATGATAGATGCCGAGCTAAAATCTAAAAAATAA
- the fliS gene encoding flagellar export chaperone FliS: MMNSAAYAAYSQNAVGGIESPQKLIEMLYEGILRFIFRARQSMQNKDVEKKVYFINRANAIFVELLNSLDYSQGNVAHYLSGIYTRQIQLLSQANITNDEKNLDEVVSVVKQLLEAWKESNA; this comes from the coding sequence ATGATGAATAGCGCAGCTTACGCAGCATACTCTCAAAACGCAGTCGGAGGCATAGAGTCTCCACAAAAACTGATAGAGATGCTATATGAAGGAATTTTAAGATTTATTTTTAGAGCTAGACAATCTATGCAAAATAAAGATGTCGAGAAAAAAGTATACTTTATAAACAGAGCAAATGCGATTTTTGTCGAGCTTTTAAATTCGCTTGACTACTCTCAAGGAAACGTTGCTCATTATCTTAGCGGAATTTACACTAGACAAATTCAGCTACTTTCACAGGCAAATATAACAAACGATGAAAAAAATCTGGATGAAGTAGTAAGTGTAGTAAAGCAACTTCTTGAGGCTTGGAAAGAAAGCAATGCCTGA
- a CDS encoding HXXEE domain-containing protein has protein sequence MQEYVWLFPIIFVFHDFEEIIFLRFWLNKNKDFLEKNYPFVLKRYESISSEAFAFGVFEEFVLCIIICILAVWADNKFVWLIWLGCFSACAIHFIVHIFQSVIIKRYIPAIVTSVITLPVSIWIIAKSYNEIAVTPKKFATFTIIGVIIVFINLKFALFLISKFQKFLDTK, from the coding sequence ATGCAAGAATATGTCTGGTTGTTTCCGATCATTTTTGTATTTCATGATTTTGAAGAGATTATTTTTCTTAGATTTTGGCTTAATAAAAATAAGGATTTTTTAGAGAAAAATTATCCGTTTGTATTAAAAAGATATGAGAGCATTAGTTCCGAAGCCTTTGCTTTTGGAGTGTTTGAAGAGTTTGTTTTGTGCATAATAATTTGCATATTGGCTGTATGGGCGGATAATAAATTTGTTTGGCTGATATGGCTTGGTTGCTTCAGCGCTTGTGCTATTCATTTTATCGTGCATATATTTCAATCGGTTATTATTAAAAGATATATTCCTGCCATAGTAACTAGTGTAATAACCCTTCCTGTCAGCATCTGGATTATTGCTAAATCTTATAACGAGATTGCGGTAACACCGAAGAAATTTGCTACTTTTACTATTATTGGGGTTATTATAGTTTTTATAAACTTGAAATTTGCGCTATTTTTGATAAGTAAATTTCAAAAATTTCTTGACACCAAATAG
- a CDS encoding Type 1 glutamine amidotransferase-like domain-containing protein codes for MKNIFLCSYFAGVFELFADKFDCEGKSVCFISTASKFEEVNFYVDGAKECFKSAGVRVDELDISVSDKTEILKKFSQNDFIYVCGGNTFYLLSELKKSGVISELKSLVNSGKIYIGESAGAVITSPDIEYIELMDENLVELKDLSALNLVSFYTLPHLGEFPFEEACENIIAKFGEKIDLRAINNSEAILVQDEKAVILSAKSL; via the coding sequence GTGAAAAATATCTTTTTGTGCTCTTATTTTGCAGGAGTTTTTGAGCTCTTTGCGGATAAATTTGACTGCGAGGGCAAGAGTGTTTGCTTCATATCAACGGCTAGTAAATTTGAAGAGGTGAATTTCTACGTAGATGGGGCAAAAGAGTGCTTTAAAAGTGCCGGCGTGAGAGTTGATGAGCTTGATATCTCGGTAAGCGACAAGACGGAAATTTTGAAGAAATTTAGCCAAAACGACTTCATCTATGTATGTGGCGGAAACACCTTTTATCTCTTAAGTGAGCTTAAAAAATCAGGAGTTATAAGCGAGCTAAAGAGCCTTGTAAATAGCGGCAAAATTTATATCGGTGAATCGGCAGGTGCCGTGATAACATCGCCTGATATAGAGTATATCGAGCTAATGGATGAAAATTTAGTAGAGTTAAAAGATCTTAGCGCTTTAAATTTGGTTAGTTTTTATACCTTGCCGCATTTGGGCGAATTTCCTTTTGAAGAAGCATGTGAGAATATAATCGCAAAATTTGGCGAGAAAATCGATCTAAGAGCGATAAATAACTCAGAAGCGATTTTGGTTCAGGATGAAAAGGCAGTTATTTTAAGCGCAAAGTCGCTATAA